One Phaseolus vulgaris cultivar G19833 chromosome 2, P. vulgaris v2.0, whole genome shotgun sequence DNA window includes the following coding sequences:
- the LOC137812562 gene encoding sec14 cytosolic factor-like translates to MEEAMNTRVREEVRVEDDSTKTELTKICLLRTILETQDPSSKEEDDFTIRRFLRARDLDLDKASTMFLKYLKWKHSFVPNGVSVSDVPNEVAQDKAFIQGHDKIGRPILIVFGKKHFQNKHGGLDEFKRFVVFVFDKICASMPPGQEKFVGIAELKGWGYSNSDIRGYISALAILQDYYPERLGKLFIVNAPYIFMKVWKIVYPFIDNKTKKKIVFVDKNKVKSALLEDIDESNIPEIFGGPVPLVPIQDI, encoded by the exons ATGGAAGAAGCAATGAACACGAGGGTTAGAGAAGAAGTGAGAGTAGAAGATGATAGCACAAAAACTGAACTCACCAAAATTTGTCTCCTTAGAACAATTCTTGAAACACAGGATCCCTCTTCTAAG GAAGAAGATGATTTTACGATTAGAAGATTCCTACGTGCTCGTGATTTAGATTTGGATAAGGCTTCTACAATGTTCCTCAAATACTTGAAATGGAAACATTCATTTGTTCCAAATGGTGTATCTGTATCAGATGTTCCCAATGAAGTTGCTCAAGACAAGGCCTTCATACAAGGACACGACAAGATTGGTCGACCTATACTTATTGTCTTCGGTAAAAAACATTTTCAGAACAAACATGGTGGTCTAGATGAATTCAAAC GGTTTGTGGTCTTTGTCTTTGACAAAATATGTGCCAG TATGCCACCTGGTCAAGAAAAGTTTGTTGGTATAGCAGAACTTAAGGGATGGGGATACTCAAACAGTGATATTCGTGGATACATAAGTGCACTAGCAATTTTGCAG GATTACTACCCAGAAAGATTGGGGAAGTTGTTTATTGTCAATGCACCATACATATTTATGAAAGTGTGGAAAATTGTTTACCCTTTTATTGACAACAAAACCAAGAAGAAG ATAGTGTTTGTGGATAAAAATAAGGTGAAGTCAGCACTGCTAGAAGACATTGATGAAAGTAATATACCAGAGATATTTGGTGGGCCAGTGCCATTAGTCCCAATTCAGGATATCTAA